One Malus domestica chromosome 11, GDT2T_hap1 genomic region harbors:
- the LOC103447989 gene encoding probable ribosome biogenesis protein RLP24, translating to MRLEKCWFCSSTVYPGHGIQFVRNDAKIFRFCRSKCHKNFKMKRNPRKVKWTKAYRRLRGKDMTQDSTFEFERKRNRPERYDRSLTENTLKAIKKIDKVRVEREARHHKNRMKGKSAKEHNEAIKEIDQSTILVKAPSALQQEPSLVKVSQPQLDKNVAMEE from the exons ATGAGGTTGGAAAAATGCTGGTTTTGTTCCTCTACCGTATACCCTGGACATGGGATTCAGTTTGTTCGCAACGATGCAAAG ATTTTTCGATTCTGTAGATCCAAATGCCACAAGAACTTTAAAATGAAGAGGAATCCTCGTAAAGTGAAATGGACTAAGGCTTATAGGCGGTTGCGTGGAAAGGATATGACACAG GACTCAACCTTTGAGTTTGAGAGAAAGCGAAATAGGCCCGAGAGATACGACAGGAGTCTTACAGAAAACACTTTGAAGGCAATTAAGAAGATCGATAAAGTCAGAGTGGAGAGAGAGGCCAGACACCACAAGAATAG GATGAAGGGCAAGAGTGCCAAGGAGCACAATGAGGCAATTAAAGAGATTGATCAGAGCACCATTTTGGTCAAAGCTCCGAGTGCGCTACAGCAAGAGCCTTCACTCGTCAAGGTTTCCCAACCGCAACTCGACAAAAACGTTGCCATGGAGGAGTAA